One segment of Chryseobacterium viscerum DNA contains the following:
- the glmS gene encoding glutamine--fructose-6-phosphate transaminase (isomerizing) has protein sequence MCGIVGYTGFQDAYEIVINGLRRLEYRGYDSAGIVLEGSNNKLEVEKTKGKVEDLVNISKELKGKYKIGMGHTRWATHGVPSDRNSHPHLSNNGKIAVVHNGIIENYDTIKTMLTEKGFTFKSETDTEVLVNLFQYFMDINPETDFPTAVRYALNEVYGAYAITVLHEDYPGVLVVGRLGSPLAIGIGDKEYFIASDASPFVEFTKEAIYLEEGHMATISLENGVDIRTINENSKIEPEIQELKMSLEQIEKGGYEHFMLKEIFEQPKSVHDTMRGRLLVDEGVIKMAGIWDHVEKFKNANRIIIIACGTSWHAGLIGEYLIEEYARIPVEVEYASEFRYRNPIITDKDVVIAISQSGETADTMAALKLAKEKGAFIYGICNVVDSSIARITDAGSYTHAGPEIGVASTKAFTAQLTILTLIAFKLGKHNGNLGNAEFMSLIAELDAIPKKIEEVLSTTHELTQNIAKDFVKATNFLYLGRGYNYPAALEGALKLKEISYIHAEGYPAAEMKHGPIALIDENMPIVIIAPKKGHYDKIVSNVQEIKARKGKIIAVVNKGDRQVSEMADYVIEIPETSECFSPIVASVPLQLLAYYIAVYRGANVDQPRNLAKSVTVE, from the coding sequence ATGTGCGGAATAGTAGGATATACAGGTTTTCAAGACGCTTACGAAATTGTAATTAATGGTCTTAGAAGATTAGAATATAGAGGGTATGACAGTGCCGGAATTGTTTTAGAAGGTTCAAACAATAAACTTGAAGTAGAAAAAACAAAAGGCAAGGTTGAGGATTTGGTGAATATTTCGAAAGAATTAAAAGGGAAATATAAAATTGGAATGGGGCACACGCGTTGGGCTACCCACGGAGTTCCAAGCGATAGAAACTCCCATCCGCACTTGTCAAACAATGGAAAAATAGCAGTTGTACATAATGGTATTATTGAAAACTATGATACTATTAAAACAATGCTTACGGAAAAAGGATTTACTTTCAAATCAGAAACTGATACAGAAGTATTGGTAAACCTTTTCCAGTATTTTATGGATATTAATCCTGAAACTGATTTCCCGACTGCAGTAAGATATGCATTGAATGAAGTATATGGAGCCTATGCAATCACTGTACTTCATGAAGATTATCCTGGAGTATTGGTGGTAGGAAGATTAGGTTCTCCTCTTGCTATCGGAATCGGAGATAAAGAATATTTTATTGCATCTGATGCTTCTCCTTTCGTAGAATTTACAAAAGAAGCTATTTACCTTGAAGAAGGGCATATGGCAACAATCTCTCTTGAAAATGGAGTAGATATCAGAACCATTAATGAAAACTCTAAAATTGAGCCGGAAATTCAGGAGCTTAAAATGAGCCTTGAGCAGATCGAAAAAGGTGGATACGAGCATTTCATGCTTAAAGAAATCTTTGAACAGCCTAAGTCTGTACACGATACAATGAGAGGAAGACTTCTTGTAGATGAAGGAGTGATTAAAATGGCAGGGATCTGGGATCATGTTGAAAAGTTTAAAAATGCCAACAGAATCATCATTATTGCTTGTGGTACTTCATGGCATGCTGGTCTTATCGGAGAATATCTTATAGAAGAATATGCAAGAATTCCTGTTGAAGTAGAATACGCATCAGAATTCAGATACAGAAATCCAATCATTACGGATAAAGATGTGGTGATTGCCATTTCTCAGTCCGGAGAAACAGCGGATACGATGGCTGCTTTAAAACTGGCAAAAGAAAAAGGTGCATTTATATATGGTATATGTAATGTTGTAGATTCTTCAATTGCAAGAATTACTGATGCCGGTTCGTATACGCATGCCGGTCCTGAAATCGGGGTTGCTTCTACAAAAGCATTTACAGCACAGCTTACTATTCTTACTTTAATCGCATTTAAATTAGGAAAACACAACGGAAACTTAGGAAACGCTGAATTTATGAGCTTAATTGCTGAGCTTGATGCTATCCCTAAGAAAATTGAAGAAGTGTTGAGTACGACCCATGAGCTGACTCAAAATATTGCAAAAGATTTTGTGAAAGCTACAAACTTCCTTTATTTAGGAAGAGGATACAATTATCCGGCTGCCCTTGAGGGAGCATTAAAATTAAAAGAAATTTCTTACATCCATGCAGAAGGATACCCGGCTGCAGAAATGAAGCACGGTCCAATTGCCCTGATCGATGAAAACATGCCAATTGTAATTATAGCACCTAAAAAAGGCCACTATGATAAAATTGTAAGTAACGTTCAGGAAATTAAAGCGAGAAAAGGTAAAATTATCGCTGTAGTGAATAAAGGAGACCGTCAGGTGAGTGAAATGGCAGATTATGTTATTGAAATCCCTGAAACTTCAGAATGTTTCTCACCAATCGTTGCTTCCGTACCTCTGCAACTGCTTGCTTATTATATTGCAGTATATAGAGGGGCAAACGTAGATCAACCGAGAAACCTTGCAAAATCTGTTACCGTGGAATAA
- a CDS encoding NAD(P)/FAD-dependent oxidoreductase, protein MKNVDYIIVGDGYAGLFLAHQLIKNNKSFVIFSEGRKSASQISAGIINPVVLKKFTTFWKAQEQINYLKDSLKEIESYTGENYLINAPIHRIFHDENEQNLWLKKSGNEELSAFLDENFDRLNGVKNDFQTGKVNQSARLNVNGFFSGLFNYLEKNDHLVKERFDYTKLNPSESVYKDFYFKNIIFCEGMGVKDNPYFSETAVVPNKGHHIKVKLSQPIPENITIKKKHFLFPTGNGLYFYGGTYDRDQLHHHIDDSAVSQLVNGLSEFYPYDFEVEEVHFGFRPTVKDRRPIIGRHETWNNLYVFNGMGARGILNGCYFSRDLFRFIEDGTPLHEEVSSKRFQ, encoded by the coding sequence ATGAAAAATGTAGATTATATTATTGTAGGAGACGGATATGCAGGGCTTTTCCTGGCTCATCAGCTAATTAAGAACAATAAATCGTTTGTGATCTTTTCTGAAGGAAGAAAAAGTGCTTCACAGATTTCTGCCGGAATTATCAATCCCGTTGTTCTTAAAAAGTTTACCACATTCTGGAAAGCACAGGAACAAATAAACTATCTTAAAGACAGTCTTAAAGAAATAGAATCTTATACCGGAGAAAATTATCTGATCAATGCTCCCATCCATAGAATTTTTCATGATGAGAATGAACAGAATCTTTGGTTAAAGAAATCAGGAAATGAAGAATTATCGGCTTTTCTTGATGAAAATTTTGATCGTTTAAACGGGGTAAAAAACGATTTTCAGACCGGAAAGGTGAATCAGTCTGCCAGACTCAATGTTAATGGTTTTTTTAGCGGTTTATTCAATTATTTGGAAAAAAATGATCATTTGGTAAAAGAAAGATTCGATTATACCAAATTGAACCCTTCTGAATCCGTTTATAAAGATTTTTATTTCAAAAATATTATTTTTTGCGAAGGAATGGGAGTGAAAGATAATCCATACTTTTCAGAAACAGCGGTGGTTCCCAATAAAGGACATCATATAAAAGTGAAACTTTCCCAACCGATTCCGGAAAACATCACCATTAAAAAGAAACATTTCTTATTTCCAACCGGAAACGGACTTTATTTTTATGGCGGAACTTACGACAGAGACCAGCTTCACCACCATATTGATGATTCTGCAGTCTCTCAACTGGTCAACGGGCTTTCTGAATTTTATCCTTATGATTTTGAAGTCGAGGAAGTACATTTTGGCTTCCGTCCTACTGTAAAAGACAGAAGGCCAATCATCGGAAGACATGAAACATGGAATAATTTATATGTTTTTAATGGAATGGGCGCCCGCGGTATTCTCAATGGCTGCTATTTTTCCAGGGATTTATTCCGTTTTATTGAAGACGGTACTCCGTTGCATGAAGAAGTTTCATCTAAGAGGTTTCAATAG
- the gldK gene encoding gliding motility lipoprotein GldK, with amino-acid sequence MKRIFLLLLSASVASVSCSGGGSSSVGKPGTKGELIPREKTKSFVAERPYGMVAIPAGSFVAGLADQDPTNTPEKTALKTVTVSSFFMDEAETTNSEYRVFINYVRDSIARTLLAEAAGEGGDEGGRKGASIGDYAYLAKKEENLTPYQEYMEGQGGREDGSYDASKRLDWKIPLHWSTTKYPDVEYAEVLESMYLPSSSRIGNERILDVSKLKYTYRWGDMDAAVADNERGANYLKSESIAIYPDTTVWVKDFHFAYNEPLFEQYFWHKAYKDYPVVGVTWDQARAYCNFRSKLKSDYNESLKRKKQKPLVFRLPTETEWEYAARGGMQNATYPWGGPYLMDDRGCYLANFKPKRGNYMEDEKKGTYTYTAPVKKFKKNGFGLFDMAGNVSEWTLSSFNNSSAGFTSTLNPSTKDKKDTKKSVRGGSWKDIGYALMTGARDWERKDSARSYIGFRTVQDIPEAAVKPRRVNRN; translated from the coding sequence ATGAAAAGGATATTTCTTTTATTATTGTCTGCGTCGGTAGCATCGGTATCTTGTTCAGGTGGTGGCAGCTCTTCTGTAGGGAAGCCAGGAACAAAAGGAGAATTGATACCAAGAGAAAAAACTAAATCATTTGTTGCGGAAAGACCATACGGAATGGTCGCAATTCCTGCAGGTTCATTTGTTGCTGGTTTAGCAGACCAGGATCCAACAAATACTCCTGAAAAAACAGCATTGAAGACAGTTACTGTTTCTTCTTTCTTCATGGATGAAGCAGAAACTACCAACTCGGAGTACAGAGTATTTATCAACTATGTAAGAGACTCTATTGCGAGAACTTTACTTGCTGAAGCTGCCGGAGAAGGTGGTGATGAAGGCGGACGTAAAGGAGCTAGCATAGGGGATTATGCATACCTTGCTAAAAAAGAAGAAAATTTAACACCTTATCAAGAATATATGGAAGGCCAGGGCGGCCGGGAAGACGGAAGTTATGATGCCAGCAAAAGATTAGATTGGAAAATTCCTTTGCACTGGAGCACAACAAAATATCCGGATGTAGAATACGCAGAAGTTTTAGAATCTATGTATCTGCCTTCTTCTTCCAGAATTGGAAACGAAAGAATTTTAGATGTAAGCAAGCTTAAATATACTTACCGTTGGGGAGATATGGACGCTGCAGTTGCAGATAACGAAAGAGGAGCTAATTACCTGAAAAGCGAAAGTATCGCGATCTATCCTGATACTACAGTTTGGGTAAAAGATTTCCACTTTGCTTACAATGAGCCATTGTTTGAACAGTACTTCTGGCACAAGGCTTACAAAGACTATCCTGTTGTTGGGGTAACCTGGGATCAGGCAAGGGCTTATTGTAACTTCAGATCTAAATTGAAATCTGATTACAACGAAAGTTTAAAAAGAAAAAAACAAAAACCATTAGTATTCCGTCTTCCAACAGAGACAGAATGGGAATATGCTGCCAGAGGAGGAATGCAAAATGCTACTTATCCTTGGGGAGGTCCATATTTAATGGATGACAGAGGATGTTACCTTGCCAACTTCAAACCGAAGAGAGGTAACTATATGGAAGATGAGAAAAAAGGTACTTATACATATACAGCTCCAGTTAAGAAATTTAAGAAAAATGGGTTTGGGTTATTTGATATGGCTGGAAACGTTTCTGAATGGACATTATCTTCGTTTAACAATTCATCAGCTGGATTCACTTCTACATTAAATCCTTCTACTAAGGATAAAAAAGATACGAAGAAATCTGTAAGAGGTGGATCTTGGAAAGATATAGGATATGCACTAATGACAGGTGCTAGAGATTGGGAAAGAAAAGATTCCGCAAGAAGCTATATCGGATTTAGAACTGTACAGGATATCCCTGAAGCAGCTGTTAAACCAAGAAGAGTTAACAGAAATTAA
- a CDS encoding efflux RND transporter periplasmic adaptor subunit yields MKRVASGIALSALLLAVGCNKKKEEKEEVTVYPVTSPVVMDTVINKEYVAQIQSVKNIEVRAQEKGFLEKIFVDEGQYVQAGQTLFRIMPKLYQAELLKAKAEVEQASIELKNASTLAGNNIVSKNEKAMAKAKLDAANAEMKLAQIHLSFTDIKAPFSGVINRIPLKLGSLVDEGDLLTSLSDNTSIYTYFNVSEPEYLSYQTHAADRGSNQVSLITANGETYLQKGEIQTIEGEFDNETGNIAFRAKFPNPDKLLRNGETGKIQMSMPVHNALIIPQKATYEIQDQKYVFVVDKNGVTKSRNIKIAYELPDLYVVGSGISKGDQILLEGVQKVKDDQKVKTKFQDPKKVLQSLKLKAE; encoded by the coding sequence ATAAAGAGAGTTGCTTCGGGAATTGCGCTGAGTGCCCTTCTGTTGGCGGTTGGCTGCAATAAGAAAAAAGAAGAAAAAGAAGAAGTTACCGTATATCCGGTGACATCTCCTGTAGTAATGGACACTGTAATCAACAAAGAATATGTAGCCCAGATTCAATCTGTAAAAAACATTGAAGTAAGAGCTCAGGAAAAAGGTTTCCTGGAAAAAATCTTTGTAGATGAAGGACAATACGTACAGGCGGGACAGACATTGTTCCGAATCATGCCTAAATTGTACCAGGCAGAATTATTAAAAGCAAAAGCAGAGGTAGAACAGGCTTCTATCGAATTGAAAAATGCAAGTACATTAGCAGGAAACAATATTGTTTCTAAAAATGAAAAAGCAATGGCAAAAGCCAAGCTGGATGCTGCTAATGCTGAAATGAAACTGGCTCAGATCCATCTTTCATTTACTGATATCAAAGCACCGTTCTCTGGTGTTATCAACAGAATTCCTTTGAAACTTGGAAGTCTTGTAGATGAAGGTGATTTGCTGACTTCATTGTCAGATAACACAAGTATCTATACTTACTTTAACGTTTCTGAACCGGAATATTTAAGTTATCAGACTCACGCTGCAGACAGAGGAAGCAATCAGGTATCCCTGATCACAGCGAATGGAGAAACCTATTTGCAGAAAGGTGAAATCCAAACCATAGAAGGAGAATTTGATAACGAAACAGGTAATATTGCGTTCCGTGCCAAGTTCCCGAATCCTGATAAGCTTTTGAGAAATGGCGAAACAGGGAAAATACAGATGTCAATGCCTGTTCATAATGCATTAATTATTCCTCAGAAAGCTACTTATGAGATTCAGGATCAGAAATATGTATTTGTGGTTGATAAAAACGGAGTAACGAAATCCCGAAATATCAAAATAGCTTATGAACTTCCGGATCTTTATGTAGTAGGTTCAGGAATATCAAAAGGAGATCAGATCCTTTTGGAAGGAGTTCAGAAAGTGAAGGATGACCAAAAGGTGAAAACAAAATTCCAGGACCCTAAGAAAGTTCTTCAATCATTGAAATTAAAAGCAGAGTAG
- the gldN gene encoding gliding motility protein GldN, with protein MKKYISTLLVLVSGFAFSQTILNAASPEEFRQMRSESMRKAGDTVISNKVKPLEYGFVDDKDIYKSMFVWEIIDMNDKINQPFYYDNPDGLLSSSTRSLYQLLLDGALKGDIKEVYDDENFVTRLSPEAIQKRLESVRLDEEAIDILNSGRTLTEDEKKRLTDIIRTTTDKVKVLKVMGMWFIDKRDGQMKYRPLGIAAMGPDPTSVGRIGPDGQPLAGADELIDLFWIYYPSARDILANNYVFNRKNSSADLSFDDIINARRFSSIIYKSSSGLGDGTIKDYIPRNAEEQLEESDRIKSQILDMENDMWNY; from the coding sequence ATGAAAAAATATATTAGCACCCTTTTGGTTTTAGTTTCGGGATTCGCGTTTTCCCAGACTATTCTGAATGCTGCTTCTCCCGAGGAATTTAGACAAATGAGATCTGAATCAATGAGAAAAGCAGGGGATACTGTTATCAGCAATAAAGTAAAGCCTCTTGAATATGGTTTCGTTGATGACAAAGATATTTACAAAAGTATGTTTGTTTGGGAAATCATTGATATGAATGATAAGATCAACCAGCCATTCTATTATGACAATCCGGATGGTCTTCTTTCAAGTTCTACAAGATCTTTATATCAGTTATTACTTGATGGAGCTCTTAAAGGAGACATTAAGGAAGTTTATGATGACGAAAACTTTGTGACAAGACTTTCACCTGAAGCTATTCAGAAAAGATTGGAAAGTGTAAGACTTGACGAAGAAGCAATTGATATTCTTAACTCTGGAAGAACCCTTACAGAAGATGAGAAAAAAAGATTAACAGATATCATCAGAACAACAACTGATAAAGTGAAAGTTCTTAAAGTGATGGGTATGTGGTTCATCGATAAGAGAGACGGTCAGATGAAATACAGACCTTTGGGTATCGCAGCTATGGGACCAGATCCTACATCTGTTGGAAGAATCGGTCCTGACGGTCAGCCTTTAGCTGGTGCTGATGAATTGATCGACTTATTCTGGATCTATTATCCAAGTGCTCGTGATATTTTAGCAAACAATTATGTTTTCAATAGAAAAAATTCTTCTGCAGACCTATCTTTTGATGATATCATCAATGCAAGAAGATTCTCTTCTATTATCTACAAGTCTTCAAGCGGTTTAGGAGATGGTACAATCAAAGACTATATTCCTAGAAATGCTGAAGAACAGCTGGAAGAAAGCGATAGAATCAAATCGCAGATTCTTGATATGGAAAATGATATGTGGAATTACTAG
- a CDS encoding GldM family protein translates to MAQGKQTPRQKMINLMYLVFIAMMALNIDAEIIRSYYDSTRALNETRTLTEKKNEKIFERTLEAKAQQVPDTYAQPWAQYKVLKTKIDALVKSAQDVKDLLKKQSEFHDKDPKTGKDIDVSENFAALNNNEATTEYFFKEGDENTPSKNALDLKAKIDDVRNYINTTFGSNAQLQDLVARANKSLIAEYPKGTSPNEKTWFQNKFYHQPLIAAISNLEIIQNDARNVQSDALALLLQEKVDANIKFSSYEPIVSGPVDIQAGKQAEVKVMLGTYSNSNKISISGVSRVENGKGITQISGSGIGEHKLGGTITLTDASGKPQSFPWTHTYNVIAGPREVKLEKGLLLSADKMNVMYRGLENPVSGSILGADNSKLSLSAAGATVKGKGPGKWDVTPTTGNVVKLTLSGTDPYGKTVSQVFEYRIKNIPRPQGQIRGKAVNFMPAGSIPNQIVSATLPDFDFPVSFTVNSFIIKLPGKAGTLIQGSSLSGAEGMLRNLRPGDVVQIYDIQATATGLGNQRLKEISPVIINVQ, encoded by the coding sequence ATGGCACAAGGAAAACAGACCCCTCGTCAGAAGATGATCAACCTGATGTATTTGGTGTTCATCGCGATGATGGCCCTAAATATTGATGCAGAAATCATCAGATCATACTATGACTCTACCAGAGCATTGAATGAAACCAGAACTTTAACAGAAAAAAAGAACGAGAAGATCTTTGAAAGAACATTGGAAGCTAAGGCTCAGCAAGTTCCGGATACCTACGCGCAGCCTTGGGCTCAGTACAAAGTATTGAAAACCAAAATTGATGCGTTAGTGAAATCTGCTCAGGATGTTAAAGATTTGTTGAAAAAACAATCTGAATTTCATGATAAAGATCCTAAAACAGGAAAAGATATTGATGTAAGTGAAAACTTTGCTGCACTTAATAACAACGAAGCAACTACTGAATATTTCTTCAAAGAAGGTGATGAAAATACTCCTTCAAAGAATGCATTAGATCTGAAAGCTAAAATTGATGATGTAAGAAACTACATCAATACTACTTTTGGAAGCAATGCTCAGCTACAGGATTTAGTGGCAAGAGCTAACAAGTCTCTTATTGCGGAATATCCTAAAGGGACATCTCCAAATGAAAAGACTTGGTTCCAGAATAAATTTTATCATCAGCCGCTAATTGCTGCAATATCTAATTTGGAGATTATCCAAAATGATGCCAGAAACGTACAATCTGATGCATTAGCTCTATTGCTTCAGGAAAAAGTAGATGCGAATATTAAATTCTCAAGCTACGAGCCTATTGTTTCAGGTCCGGTTGATATCCAGGCAGGAAAACAGGCTGAAGTAAAAGTAATGTTAGGAACATATTCTAACAGTAACAAAATCAGTATCTCTGGTGTAAGCAGAGTGGAGAATGGTAAAGGTATTACGCAAATTTCAGGTTCTGGAATTGGTGAACATAAATTAGGAGGTACAATTACATTAACAGATGCTTCAGGTAAGCCGCAATCTTTCCCTTGGACACATACTTATAATGTAATCGCAGGACCTAGAGAAGTAAAACTTGAAAAAGGATTATTGCTTTCTGCCGATAAAATGAATGTAATGTATAGAGGACTTGAGAACCCTGTTTCAGGATCAATCTTAGGTGCTGACAATTCTAAACTTTCATTATCTGCTGCAGGTGCTACTGTGAAAGGTAAAGGTCCAGGTAAATGGGATGTAACTCCTACTACAGGAAATGTAGTGAAGTTAACATTATCAGGAACAGATCCATATGGTAAGACAGTTTCTCAGGTATTTGAGTACAGAATTAAGAATATTCCTAGACCTCAGGGTCAGATCAGAGGTAAGGCTGTAAACTTTATGCCGGCAGGTTCTATACCTAACCAGATTGTATCAGCTACTTTACCTGACTTTGACTTCCCTGTTTCGTTTACTGTGAACAGCTTCATTATCAAGCTTCCAGGAAAAGCAGGTACTCTGATTCAAGGTAGCTCATTATCAGGAGCAGAAGGTATGCTTAGAAACCTAAGACCTGGTGATGTAGTTCAGATCTATGATATTCAGGCAACGGCTACAGGATTGGGTAACCAGAGACTTAAGGAAATTTCACCTGTAATTATTAATGTACAATAA
- the gldL gene encoding gliding motility protein GldL, with the protein MFKTKDAWMNFFYSFGAAIVILGAWLKITHITLGPINGNIALTVGLITEAIIFIIFAFDPPKSEESYAWENVYPELLDKHANPNPLHSNVSSRNNNAAAQFAELENSLSTKLDKMLEDARLDVQLFERLRTGIDKFSNSVDQINQTVDVSASTHKYNDQLNKAAQHMESMNALYAMQLESGKKQSEFANKYVADMQKSAEQSEKFNQELQGLTSNLNNLNRVYGGMLTAMKS; encoded by the coding sequence ATGTTTAAGACTAAAGATGCTTGGATGAATTTCTTTTATTCATTCGGTGCTGCAATTGTAATTCTTGGAGCTTGGCTTAAAATTACTCACATTACCTTGGGACCAATTAACGGTAACATCGCTCTTACCGTGGGACTTATTACTGAAGCGATTATCTTTATCATTTTTGCATTTGACCCTCCAAAATCTGAAGAGTCTTATGCTTGGGAAAATGTTTATCCTGAATTATTAGATAAGCATGCTAATCCTAACCCATTACACTCTAATGTATCTTCTAGAAATAACAACGCTGCAGCTCAATTTGCTGAATTAGAAAATTCTCTTTCTACCAAATTGGACAAAATGCTTGAAGACGCTAGATTAGATGTTCAATTATTTGAAAGACTAAGAACAGGAATTGATAAATTTTCAAATTCTGTAGATCAGATCAATCAAACTGTTGACGTATCTGCTTCTACTCATAAATATAATGACCAATTAAATAAAGCTGCTCAGCATATGGAAAGCATGAATGCTCTTTATGCAATGCAACTTGAAAGCGGTAAAAAGCAATCAGAATTTGCTAACAAATATGTAGCAGATATGCAGAAATCCGCAGAGCAATCTGAGAAATTCAATCAAGAGCTACAAGGTTTAACTTCTAATCTTAATAACTTAAATAGAGTTTATGGTGGTATGTTAACTGCTATGAAGTCTTAA
- a CDS encoding META domain-containing protein has product MKSLYYYLSVLVIATFLVVSCKTQNAQKATTDITGKTWKLTELNGKPIELKNPKNNPHFKLNMDGMRYEGHAGCNGFGGTFEIKPEIMRIKFNQGMSTMMACEDLDIENQFTKAVLAADNYSVNGNTLTLNKARMAPLAKFVLQ; this is encoded by the coding sequence ATGAAAAGTTTATATTATTATTTATCGGTACTTGTTATCGCAACATTTCTTGTTGTTTCATGTAAAACACAAAACGCACAAAAAGCGACTACTGATATTACTGGAAAAACATGGAAACTTACAGAGCTTAACGGGAAACCAATTGAACTTAAAAACCCTAAAAACAATCCTCATTTCAAACTTAATATGGATGGAATGAGATATGAAGGTCATGCCGGATGTAACGGATTTGGAGGAACTTTCGAGATCAAACCTGAAATCATGAGAATAAAATTCAATCAGGGAATGTCTACGATGATGGCTTGTGAAGATCTGGATATTGAAAACCAGTTTACAAAAGCAGTCCTTGCTGCAGATAACTACTCTGTAAATGGAAATACGCTTACATTAAACAAGGCAAGAATGGCTCCTTTAGCTAAATTTGTTCTTCAGTAA
- a CDS encoding SemiSWEET transporter has product MDENILGIIAGFLTSVSMIPQLVKVIREKNVEDISLLMLLVLISGLSLWVWYGFEKDELPIILSNSFAVLVNISLLICYIMYNKKE; this is encoded by the coding sequence ATGGACGAAAATATATTAGGAATCATTGCCGGTTTTCTTACTTCGGTTTCGATGATTCCGCAGCTTGTAAAGGTGATCAGAGAAAAAAATGTAGAAGATATCTCTCTGCTCATGCTTCTGGTCCTTATTTCAGGACTTTCGTTGTGGGTATGGTATGGTTTTGAAAAAGATGAGCTGCCAATTATTTTGTCAAATTCATTTGCAGTTCTTGTGAATATAAGCCTTTTGATTTGCTATATAATGTACAATAAAAAAGAGTAA
- a CDS encoding multicopper oxidase domain-containing protein, translating into MKKLLTPILLGLTILSLTACKHPGKEAETITAATPENTDEIFKDVYVDSYGEKIEVTINNTKNTATIHLNGKTFDLKKSDALPEYTASNEEYQYSDIKGNITFLKKNVDMVLFHLKQAKKESGPAKMASY; encoded by the coding sequence ATGAAAAAATTATTAACACCAATCCTTTTGGGATTGACCATTCTTTCCCTAACAGCGTGTAAACATCCCGGAAAAGAAGCTGAAACCATTACCGCTGCTACTCCCGAAAACACAGACGAAATTTTCAAAGATGTGTATGTTGACAGCTATGGAGAAAAGATAGAAGTAACCATCAACAACACTAAAAATACCGCAACAATACATTTAAACGGTAAAACTTTTGACCTTAAAAAAAGCGATGCTTTACCTGAGTATACAGCCTCCAATGAAGAGTATCAATATTCTGATATTAAAGGAAATATAACTTTCCTTAAAAAGAATGTAGACATGGTGCTGTTCCATCTTAAACAGGCAAAAAAAGAGTCTGGACCGGCAAAAATGGCATCGTATTAG